In Kitasatospora sp. NBC_00240, the following are encoded in one genomic region:
- a CDS encoding pectate lyase, protein MWPTPTVDVPLTATQQISAFFDGGGRRFVGKGALGSGGQSESQPAMFELADGAVLQNVVLGDPAADGVHCNGSCTLKNVWWENVGEDAATLKGSSAAQVMTAAVDRGHGLWRPPPYCPPLPRRRWPGSQERPGARTEPCRAHGDAPGRPARGRSCRAPPGPACGPGRADGPRHSCAAGRAVRRSPAPAPHETAGGPRVPSSR, encoded by the coding sequence GTGTGGCCGACGCCGACGGTCGACGTTCCACTGACGGCCACTCAGCAGATCAGCGCGTTCTTCGACGGCGGGGGCCGACGCTTCGTCGGCAAGGGCGCGCTCGGCTCGGGTGGTCAGTCCGAGAGCCAGCCGGCCATGTTCGAACTCGCCGACGGCGCCGTGCTCCAGAACGTGGTGCTCGGTGACCCGGCCGCCGACGGTGTGCACTGCAACGGAAGCTGCACCCTGAAGAACGTCTGGTGGGAGAACGTCGGCGAGGACGCGGCCACCCTCAAGGGCAGCTCGGCCGCCCAGGTGATGACTGCCGCGGTGGATCGGGGGCATGGACTATGGCGGCCACCGCCATACTGCCCACCGCTACCGCGCCGGCGGTGGCCAGGGTCGCAAGAACGACCCGGGGCCAGGACAGAGCCCTGCCGCGCTCACGGTGACGCCCCCGGACGGCCGGCCCGGGGCCGGTCATGCCGCGCTCCACCCGGGCCAGCATGCGGGCCCGGTCGGGCCGATGGGCCTCGGCACTCGTGCGCAGCCGGTCGCGCAGTTCGTCGGTCACCGGCTCCTGCTCCCCATGAGACGGCCGGCGGCCCACGGGTGCCCAGCAGCCGTTGA